The following are encoded together in the Bradyrhizobium sp. CCGUVB1N3 genome:
- a CDS encoding TIGR01459 family HAD-type hydrolase: MTALHFVESLRELVAGVDVVLSDIWGVVHNGLESFPEACEALHSFRQQGGTVVLITNAPRPADSVQRQLRKLGVADETYDAIVSSGDLTRLYVAGHPGRKLFWLGPERDSSIHRGLNAVLAPLEEADYIVCTGLYDDETESAEDYRGMMLKARERKLTLVCANPDIVVERGDRLIYCAGAIAELYRELGGEVIFYGKPHRPIYERAMALAGERQGHQIDRKKVLAIGDSVRTDLTGAREFGIDCLFVTRGIHSEEFEGLDQLDPASVLELFGHPPKALMRELKW; this comes from the coding sequence ATGACCGCGCTGCATTTCGTCGAGAGCCTGCGCGAGCTCGTCGCGGGCGTGGACGTCGTGCTCAGCGACATCTGGGGCGTGGTCCATAACGGGCTCGAGTCCTTCCCCGAAGCCTGCGAGGCGCTGCACAGTTTCCGCCAGCAGGGCGGTACGGTCGTCCTGATCACCAACGCGCCGCGTCCGGCCGATTCGGTGCAGCGGCAGTTGCGCAAGCTCGGCGTTGCCGACGAGACCTATGACGCCATCGTCTCCTCGGGCGATCTGACGCGGCTCTATGTCGCCGGCCATCCCGGCCGAAAATTGTTCTGGCTTGGTCCCGAGCGCGACAGTTCGATCCATCGCGGGCTCAACGCGGTGCTCGCGCCGCTGGAGGAGGCCGACTACATCGTCTGCACCGGCCTCTATGACGACGAGACCGAGTCGGCGGAAGATTATCGCGGCATGATGCTGAAGGCGCGCGAGCGCAAGCTCACGCTGGTCTGCGCCAATCCTGATATCGTGGTCGAGCGCGGCGACCGGCTGATCTATTGCGCCGGCGCCATCGCCGAACTCTACCGCGAGCTCGGCGGCGAGGTGATCTTCTACGGCAAGCCGCACCGGCCGATCTACGAGCGCGCGATGGCGCTCGCGGGCGAGCGCCAGGGCCACCAGATCGATCGCAAGAAGGTGCTGGCAATCGGCGATTCCGTACGCACCGACCTAACCGGCGCGCGCGAATTCGGCATCGACTGCCTGTTCGTCACCCGCGGCATCCATTCCGAGGAGTTCGAGGGCCTCGACCAGCTCGATCCAGCCTCCGTGCTGGAACTGTTCGGCCATCCACCGAAGGCTCTGATGCGCGAATTGAAGTGGTAA
- a CDS encoding response regulator encodes MAVDLSMPVLVVDDYSTMIRIIRNLLKQLGFENIDDASDGSAALNKMRGKKYGLVISDWNMEPMTGYDLLREVRADPNLATTPFIMITAESKTENVIAAKKAGVNNYIVKPFNAATLKTKIEAVFPDMASA; translated from the coding sequence ATGGCGGTTGATTTGTCGATGCCGGTTCTGGTGGTGGATGACTACAGCACCATGATCCGTATCATTCGGAATCTGCTGAAGCAGCTTGGCTTCGAGAATATCGACGACGCCAGCGACGGCTCGGCGGCGCTGAACAAGATGCGCGGCAAGAAGTACGGGCTCGTGATTTCCGACTGGAACATGGAGCCGATGACGGGCTACGACCTCCTGCGCGAAGTGCGGGCCGATCCCAATCTCGCCACCACGCCCTTCATCATGATCACGGCGGAATCCAAGACCGAGAACGTGATCGCGGCCAAGAAGGCCGGCGTGAACAACTATATCGTCAAGCCGTTCAACGCGGCGACGCTGAAGACCAAGATCGAGGCGGTCTTCCCGGACATGGCGAGCGCGTAA
- a CDS encoding bifunctional riboflavin kinase/FAD synthetase, which translates to MAPHFTVIRDSTPAHAIPRGAVVAMGNFDGVHLGHRAVIAAALEMGRTHDRPAFALTFEPHPRRFFSPNTPQFRLTDERAKLRLLAGTGLAGAVVMTFDKTRAGTSAQDFIHHDLIGRLGVSGIAVGYDFHFGKGRVGSPSLLVNEAPRLGIEVDVQPHVDIDERPVSSSAIRTALAEGQLIEAATMLGAPWFVTGEVIHGEKRGRDLGYPTANIRLDANCALKHGIYAVRVGRGAERLEGVASFGRRPTFDNGAPLLEIFLFDFKGDLYGHELDCAFVGFIREELKFDGIEALIRQMDEDSARARVLLAAAPNAFPKLGSID; encoded by the coding sequence ATGGCTCCGCATTTTACTGTTATCCGCGATTCCACGCCGGCTCATGCAATCCCAAGGGGTGCCGTGGTCGCCATGGGAAATTTCGACGGCGTTCATCTCGGCCATCGTGCGGTGATTGCGGCTGCGCTGGAAATGGGCCGGACCCATGACCGGCCGGCTTTTGCGCTGACCTTCGAGCCGCATCCGCGACGGTTTTTCAGCCCCAATACCCCGCAATTCCGCCTCACGGATGAGCGGGCCAAGCTGCGGCTGCTGGCCGGCACCGGACTTGCCGGGGCCGTGGTCATGACCTTCGACAAGACCCGCGCCGGGACATCAGCGCAGGATTTCATTCACCATGACCTGATCGGCCGGCTCGGGGTCAGTGGAATAGCGGTCGGCTACGACTTTCATTTCGGCAAGGGCCGGGTCGGCTCGCCGAGCCTGCTCGTCAATGAGGCGCCCCGGCTCGGTATCGAGGTCGATGTCCAGCCGCATGTCGATATCGACGAGCGGCCGGTCTCCTCCAGCGCGATCCGCACCGCGCTCGCCGAAGGCCAGCTCATTGAGGCCGCGACCATGCTGGGCGCGCCCTGGTTCGTGACCGGCGAGGTCATCCACGGCGAGAAGCGCGGCCGCGACCTCGGCTATCCCACCGCCAATATCCGCCTCGACGCCAATTGCGCCCTCAAGCACGGCATCTACGCAGTTCGGGTCGGCCGTGGGGCTGAGCGGCTGGAGGGGGTGGCGAGCTTCGGCCGGCGTCCGACATTCGATAATGGCGCGCCGCTGCTCGAAATCTTCCTGTTCGACTTCAAAGGCGACCTCTACGGGCACGAGCTCGATTGCGCGTTCGTCGGCTTCATTCGCGAGGAACTGAAGTTCGACGGCATCGAGGCGCTGATCCGCCAGATGGACGAGGATTCCGCCCGTGCGAGGGTCCTGCTGGCGGCCGCCCCCAACGCCTTCCCGAAGCTGGGAAGCATCGACTGA